The Malus domestica chromosome 06, GDT2T_hap1 genome has a segment encoding these proteins:
- the LOC103436762 gene encoding glutathione S-transferase F13-like, whose amino-acid sequence MGVKVHGVAVSTCTSRVLTILHEKGLDFELVPVNLLAGEHKQPPFLAKNPFGQIPVLEDGDLTLFESRAITAYVAEKFKENGVDLIRHNNLNEAALVKVWTEVESQSFHPAISPIVFQHIIVPMRGQTPDQAVIDANLEKLAKVLDVYEARLSSTKYLAGDFYSLADLHHLSYTYYFMKTPGASLVNERPHVKAWWEDISSRPAFKKVAEAMTLGQK is encoded by the exons ATGGGAGTGAAAGTGCATGGTGTTGCTGTCTCGACATGCACATCTCGTGTCTTAACCATTCTCCATGAAAAAGGCCTTGATTTTGAGCTCGTCCCTGTTAACCTTCTTGCAGGAGAACACAAGCAGCCCCCTTTCCTCGCCAAAAAT CCTTTCGGACAGATTCCAGTGCTTGAAGATGGTGATCTCACTCTTTTTG AGTCAAGAGCTATCACTGCATATGTGGCTGAGAAATTCAAGGAAAATGGTGTTGATCTGATCAGGCACAACAACCTCAATGAGGCAGCTCTGGTCAAGGTCTGGACAGAGGTGGAGTCCCAGAGTTTCCACCCTGCAATCTCTCCCATTGTCTTCCAACATATCATCGTCCCCATGCGCGGACAAACACCGGATCAGGCAGTCATCGACGCCAACTTGGAGAAGCTCGCGAAAGTTCTGGACGTGTACGAGGCCAGGCTGAGTAGCACCAAGTACCTGGCTGGTGATTTCTACAGCCTTGCTGATCTCCACCACCTTTCCTACACTTACTACTTCATGAAGACTCCGGGGGCGTCGTTGGTGAATGAACGTCCACACGTTAAGGCTTGGTGGGAGGACATTTCTTCTAGGCCTGCTTTCAAGAAGGTGGCCGAGGCTATGACCTTGGGACAAAAGTAG
- the LOC103409419 gene encoding rop guanine nucleotide exchange factor 14, whose amino-acid sequence MRRRFACCTRDREISIDFDDQERIMTYNGLENCILSSQSFENESGTSRGDGFVTDSLDDDASTCSSGKDASGSFSSKWMTVNKDEQSLDEWDHLDRPQHFYVNQKPDYPLQNSDVEAMKEKFAKLLLGEDVTGGNRGLSTALALSNAITNLAATIFGELWKLEPLPEDRKSKWRREMDWFLTPTNYMVELVPAKQNGANGRTLEIMTPKARADIHVNLPALKKLDSMLIDTLEAMVDTEFWYAEGGSRAEGRNKMARQSKRWWLPTPQVPATGLSDTAKRKLLSHGRIVHQVFKAARSINESVLLEMPVPTIVRDALPKSGKASLSEELYKVLTAETNSAEEMLNSLNLQSEHNALEVINRLEAAVFSWKERIAEQASGKSPARTSWSFIKDPLSEIDKMESLLDQAEVLIQQLKTKYPNLPQTFLDVTKIQYGKDIGHSILEAYSRVLGNLAFSILSRVGDVLREDALHNPDSCTESCYLPGTSISCNSNTYSFIDGNSGVPRHSDSTLGSIVLEFSYNVAKDSPVTATPSRSRVWCIGREACVSVSPTNSP is encoded by the exons ATGAGGCGAAGATTTGCTTGTTGCACCCGCGACCGGGAGATTAGCATCGACTTTGACGACCAAGAGA GGATAATGACATACAATGGACTCGAAAATTGCATACTCAGCAGTCAATCTTTTGAAAATGAAAGCGGAACAAGTAGGGGAGATGGCTTTGTAACTGACTCACTGGACGATGATGCATCAACCTGTTCTTCAGGAAAGGATGCTTCTGGATCTTTCTCGTCAAAATGGATGACGGTGAACAAGGATGAACAAAGTCTTGATGAATGGGATCACTTGGACAGACCCCAGCATTTCTATGTTAACCAAAAACCTGATTATCCGCTTCAGAACTCAGATGTCGAGGCAATGAAAGAAAAATTTGCAAAGCTGTTATTGGGTGAAGATGTCACCGGAGGGAACAGGGGCCTCAGCACTGCACTTGCACTGTCAAATGCCATTACAAACCTGGCAG CAACGATTTTTGGAGAGCTGTGGAAACTCGAACCACTACCTGAAGATAGGAAAAGCAAATGGCGACGAGAAATGGACTGGTTTCTTACGCCTACGAACTATATGGTTGAGCTGGTTCCTGCCAAGCAAAATGGTGCAAATGGTAGAACACTAGAG ATTATGACCCCAAAAGCCCGTGCAGACATACACGTGAATCTTCCAGCACTTAAGAAGTTGGACTCCATGCTTATT GACACACTTGAGGCAATGGTCGATACTGAGTTTTGGTATGCAGAGGGAGGTAGCCGGGCAGAAGGGAGGAACAAAATGGCACGTCAGAGCAAGAGATGGTGGCTTCCAACACCCCAAGTACCAGCTACTGGGCTCTCTGATACAGCTAAAAGGAAATTGCTTAGTCATGGTAGGATAGTGCATCAAGTATTCAAGGCTGCCAGATCTATCAACGAAAGTGTGCTGCTTGAAATGCCTGTGCCAACCATTGTCAGGGATGCACTTCCGAAG TCTGGAAAAGCAAGCCTTAGCGAGGAACTGTACAAGGTCTTGACTGCTGAAACAAACTCAGCTGAGGAAATGCTCAATTCACTCAATCTACAATCCGAGCACAATGCCCTTGAGGTCATTAACAGGCTGGAAGCTGCTGTTTTCTCTTGGAAAGAAAGAATTGCAGAACAAGCGAGCGGTAAATCTCCTGCTCGAACATCTTGGTCCTTCATTAAGGACCCTTTATCTGAGATTGATAAGATGGAGTCACTATTGGATCAAGCCGAAGTACTTATACAGCAGCTGAAGACCAAATACCCCAACCTTCCCCAAACTTTTCTAGATGTTACAAAAATCCAATACGGCAAG GATATTGGTCATTCAATTCTGGAAGCATATTCACGAGTACTTGGAAACTTGGCATTCAGCATACTGTCCAGAGTAGGAGATGTTTTGCGAGAAGATGCTTTGCACAATCCCGACTCATGTACAGAATCATGTTACCTTCCGGGGACTAGTATCAGCTGTAACTCAAACACTTACTCATTCATTGATGGCAACAGTGGGGTTCCCCGGCATTCTGATTCTACTTTGGGTAGCATCGTTTTAGAATTTTCATATAATGTAGCTAAAGATAGCCCTGTGACTGCAACACCAAGCCGATCACGTGTATGGTGCATTGGTAGAGAGGCTTGTGTAAGTGTTTCCCCTACAAACTCCCCTTGA